The genomic region CCGCAGGTGTCGCAGCGTCTGGATGCCGTTCCACCCGGGAGGCATCCGGTAGTCCAGGAACACCATCGAGTAGGGGCGGCCCGTGTTCATGGCGTGCTGCACCTTGGCGATGGCCTCCTGGCCCTGGAAGGCCGAGTCCAGCTCGAACATCGGACTGACGGGAGTGCTGATGGCCTGCGCCGCGCCGAAGAGCACCTCTTCCATGAGATCGAGATCGGCGCTCCGGTCGAGCCGCGGTGGACAGAGAATCCGCCGGAAGTCCCGATGGATCGCTTCGGAGTCATCAATGACGAGAATGCGTCTCGTGCTCTCGGAGCTGCTCATGTCGACTCCTGGGCCGGAAGTCGGGGCCCCCCCATGACATGGGAACTGGAAAATTATTTCTATAATATAAGGGAGACTCCTAATGTGCAGCAGTGGCCACATTGAGGCGGAGCCGAAGGGGCAGGTGCTCCTGGCCGTAAAAAACCGAAGGCCCCGGCACCTCCGATGGGGGAGGTACGCGGGGCCCTGGGCTCACCCGGTATCGGGAGATGTGCGCTACTTGTTCATGGAGGCCAGCAGGTTGTGCTGGGCCGCGGTGGGGTTGGGCTCGCCCTTGTCGGCGATGCGGTGCACCTGCCGGCCGATCTTGTCCTGCAGCAGCATGAGGCCGTCGAGCACCTGCTCGGGGCGCGGCGGGCAGCCGGGGATGTAGACGTCCACCGGGATGATGCGGTCGATGCCCTGGAGCACCGCGTAGTTGTCGTAGAAGCCGCCGGAGGAGGCGCACACGCCGAAGGCGACCACCCACTTGGGCTCGGTCATCTGCTCGTACACGCGCTTGAGGATGGGGGCCTGCTTCAGGTTGATGGTGCCCACCACCATGAGCATGTCCGCCTGGCGGGGCGAGAAGCGGGGGAACTCCGCGCCGAAGCGGGCGATGTC from Hyalangium gracile harbors:
- a CDS encoding response regulator, producing MSSSESTRRILVIDDSEAIHRDFRRILCPPRLDRSADLDLMEEVLFGAAQAISTPVSPMFELDSAFQGQEAIAKVQHAMNTGRPYSMVFLDYRMPPGWNGIQTLRHLRKIAPELRVVLCSAYSDYSWEEVLQEFGDLPQLRELRKPFNGHELRRLAQTLTPDMAPAPAA
- a CDS encoding NADH-quinone oxidoreductase subunit B, producing the protein MASEIDNAPVIATRRDEAMGFFQRMVSKGLGWARKYSLFTYPFATACCGMEFMSVAASRYDIARFGAEFPRFSPRQADMLMVVGTINLKQAPILKRVYEQMTEPKWVVAFGVCASSGGFYDNYAVLQGIDRIIPVDVYIPGCPPRPEQVLDGLMLLQDKIGRQVHRIADKGEPNPTAAQHNLLASMNK